The window GGACGGCTTCTTGTGGAATCCCTGTGACTTCGGACGGGCACCGCTCGGGCTCACCGGTCGCCGGAGATCCAGTCCCGCTGGGCCGGCAGTCGCAGGGTCGGCGCCTCCGGTCGCAGCAGCGGCAGCCGCACCTCGACCCGGCAGCCGCCTGTCGCGGCCGCGTCGCCGACGACCACCGTGCCGCGGTGCAACGCCGCCTGCTGGGCCACCAGGGTCAGCCCCAGGCCCGCCCCCGGGCTGTCCGGGCGCCGGTGGAAGCGGTGGAGGACCGCAGCCCGGTCGGCCGGCGGCACACCCGGCCCGGTGTCGTCGACGGTCAGCACCGCCGCATCGCCGCGGCCCGTTCGCAGCCGGACCGTGACCCTGGCCGACCCGCCGCCGGGCGGACGGCCGTGCACCACGGCGTTGCCGACCAGGTTGGCGAGCAGGATCCGCAGGCCCGCCTCCCAGCCGAACACCCGGATCCCGGGCGCGGCCTCGACGTCGATCACGGCCGGCGGATGGCGGCGCGCCGCCTCCGCGACCGCGCTCTCGACCAGCTCGCCCAGGTCCAGGGCGCTGAAGGCCGAGACCTCGACCAGGTCGCCGCCGGCCAGCGTCCGCAGCGCCGTGAGCAGTTCCTCGAGCCGGGCACGGTCCTGCGACAGCTCGGAGACCACCTCGGCCCGCTCGACGGCCGGCAGGTCGGGGTGGGCGGCCAGGACCTCCAGGTTAGTGCGCATCGCGGTCAGCGGGGTCCGCAACTCGTGCGCGGCCGCGGCCGAGAACGACCGCGCGGTGTCGAGGGCCTGCGCGGTACGGCCCGCCTGCTCGTCGTAGCGGGCCAGCAGCAGGCCCAGTGCGGAGGACAGTTCGTCGACCTCGAAGACCCGGCTCGGAGTGTGCGCGAGCGCCGTCGCCCCGCTGCCCGGATCCAGCACGGCGGCCCGGGCACTCAGGCGTCGCAGCGAGGCGGTGGCCCGGCCCGCCAGGGCGAACGCGAGCAGGCCCGCCACCGGTGCGGCCAGCAGCGCGACCAGCAGCACCCGCCGCCGCACGGCCGCGACCTGCGGATCCACCGCGGACGACGGCGACACCAGCCAGAGCGTGCCGGGTGCCGCGCCGTCCACCCGGACGGACAGCACCCGCCACGCACGGCCGCCGTCCCGGACGGTGGCCGGCGCGTCGGCGCCGACCGGCAGCGGGATGTCCGGCTGCGGGCCGACCGCCAGCAGCACCGCGCCGTCCTCACCGGCCAGCCGCACGCCGGAGTCCAGCGCACCGTCGAGGACCTTGCGCTGCTGGTTCTGTTCGGCCCGGGGCCGGCCCTTGCTGTCCGCGGCGAGCAGCGTACGCACATTCGGCAGCACCGCGGCGGCCCGCACGCGCAGCACCGCGTCCTGCTGGTGGGAGAGGTCGCGGTGGACGAGCCCCAGCAGCAGCAGGCCCGCCGCCAGCACGACGACCGGCACGAGCACGGTCACCGAGAGCGCGATCCGGGTGGAGAGCCTCACGGCCGCCCCCCGTCGGCCGGCAGCCGCAGCACGAACCCGACGCCGCGCACCGTGTGCACCAGACGCGGCCGCCCCCCGTCCTCCAGCTTGCGCCGCAGATAGCTGACGAAGGTGTCGACGGCATCGCTGCGCACCTCGAAGTCGTAGCCCCAGACCCGGTCCAGCAGCTGGTCGCGGCTGAGCACGAGGCCGGTGTTGCGGACGAGCTGGGCGAGCAGTTCGAACTCGCGCCGGGTCAGGTGGATCTCGGTCTCCTCCCAGTGCGCCTGGCGGGTCGCGGGCGAGAGCGTCAGCGGGCCGGCCCGCAGCACGTCGGGCGGCGGGGCCGGCCGCCGACGCAGCAGCGCCCGCAGCCGCAGCACCAGCTCCTCCAGCGCGAAGGGCTTCATCAGGTAGTCGTCGGCCCCGGCCTGGAGGCCTGCGACCCGGTCGGCGAGCTCGTCCAGGGCGGAGAGCATCAGCACCGGGGTCTCGTCGCCGACGGCCCGCAGCGCCCGGCAGACGCCCGTTCCGTCGAGCCCGGGCATGGAGACGTCCAGCACCAAGACGTCCGGTGCCGTCGGGCCGCCCATCAAGGCCAGTGCGCTCGCACCGTCCGACGCGACCTGGACGGCGAAGCCGCTCAGCCGCAGCCCGCGCTCCAGCGACCGCCGGATCGCCGCGTCGTCGTCCACCACCAGCACCCGGCCGCCTGCGCCGCTCATCGCTACCTCCTCGCCCCTGTGGGCCGACGACTCTCTCACGCGCGCCCGGGCACCGGGGGGCCGGGGTGGCCCGGGGGCGGCCGAGGCGTTCTGCGGACCGGCTCTCCGTGGTGCGGCTCTCCCCTGGTGCGGCGGGGGCGGGCAGGCGATCGGTCACGACGCGGGCCGGCGTGTTCGGGGCGAGACCCCGGGGGCAGCGGTAGCACCGCTCGACCGGGACGCGCGTACCCCGGGACGCGCGGACGCCGCGCGCCTCAGTCGAGCAGGTCGAGTACCGCCGTCAGCGCGCTCGGGCGCCGGTCCGCGGGCAGGGGGTCGACCAGGTGGACCGGGCAGCCCAGGGCCGCGGCGCCACCGTCCGCGACGCGGTCGTCGCCGACCATCAGGACATCGCCGGGCGGCAGTCCGAGCCGGTCGCAGGCGGCCCGGAAGAGCGCCGGGTCCGGCTTCTGGATCCCGTGCTCGAAGGAGAGGACGTAGGCGTCGACGAGGCGCTCCACACCGTGGTCGCGGAAGACCGGGCGCAGGTCCCAGCCGATGTTGCTGACGACGGCGACCGGGATGCCCCTGCTCCGGAGCTCCTTGAGGGTGTCCTCGGTGTCGGGGTAGGGCCGCCAGGCGGCGGGGACGCGGTGGCGGTCGTACAGCGCGTCGACCAGTTCCGGGTACGGCAGCGAGGCCTGCCGCGTGAGAGCGGTGTAGGCGGCGCGGTGCTTCTCCGCGCTCAGGTCCCGCTCACTCCACAGCACCTCCAGCTCGGAGGGCAGACGGCGCGGCGCGGGCCCTCCCGGCTGGGCCCCGGCCGCCTCCAGGCGGTCCGCGCAGAGGGCGAGTTCGCCCTCCGCCAGCTCGTACCCGGCCTCCGTCACCACCGCTCGCAGCCACTGCGCGGTCGGCTCGATCCGGAAGAGCGTCCCGGAGAAGTCGAACATGACACCCTTGATCATGCCCGCGATCTTCGCCGCACCCGCGGGCCGGACGCAAGCCCGTGGGCACGCCCGGGCACCTCGACCGTCGCGGTCCGGACGCCGTCACGCCCACGGGGCCCCGACCGCGTCGAGGGCCGGGGCCAGGACGGC of the Kitasatospora sp. NBC_01246 genome contains:
- a CDS encoding sensor histidine kinase is translated as MRLSTRIALSVTVLVPVVVLAAGLLLLGLVHRDLSHQQDAVLRVRAAAVLPNVRTLLAADSKGRPRAEQNQQRKVLDGALDSGVRLAGEDGAVLLAVGPQPDIPLPVGADAPATVRDGGRAWRVLSVRVDGAAPGTLWLVSPSSAVDPQVAAVRRRVLLVALLAAPVAGLLAFALAGRATASLRRLSARAAVLDPGSGATALAHTPSRVFEVDELSSALGLLLARYDEQAGRTAQALDTARSFSAAAAHELRTPLTAMRTNLEVLAAHPDLPAVERAEVVSELSQDRARLEELLTALRTLAGGDLVEVSAFSALDLGELVESAVAEAARRHPPAVIDVEAAPGIRVFGWEAGLRILLANLVGNAVVHGRPPGGGSARVTVRLRTGRGDAAVLTVDDTGPGVPPADRAAVLHRFHRRPDSPGAGLGLTLVAQQAALHRGTVVVGDAAATGGCRVEVRLPLLRPEAPTLRLPAQRDWISGDR
- a CDS encoding response regulator transcription factor, which encodes MSGAGGRVLVVDDDAAIRRSLERGLRLSGFAVQVASDGASALALMGGPTAPDVLVLDVSMPGLDGTGVCRALRAVGDETPVLMLSALDELADRVAGLQAGADDYLMKPFALEELVLRLRALLRRRPAPPPDVLRAGPLTLSPATRQAHWEETEIHLTRREFELLAQLVRNTGLVLSRDQLLDRVWGYDFEVRSDAVDTFVSYLRRKLEDGGRPRLVHTVRGVGFVLRLPADGGRP
- a CDS encoding HAD family hydrolase is translated as MIKGVMFDFSGTLFRIEPTAQWLRAVVTEAGYELAEGELALCADRLEAAGAQPGGPAPRRLPSELEVLWSERDLSAEKHRAAYTALTRQASLPYPELVDALYDRHRVPAAWRPYPDTEDTLKELRSRGIPVAVVSNIGWDLRPVFRDHGVERLVDAYVLSFEHGIQKPDPALFRAACDRLGLPPGDVLMVGDDRVADGGAAALGCPVHLVDPLPADRRPSALTAVLDLLD